The DNA sequence GACGAGCCCGGCTGCAGGTCGGGCAGGTGGATCTCGGCGAAGCCAGTCAGCGGGCCGGAACCCATGAGTCGGATATCGTTGGCGATCTTGTACAGGGAGACAGCCACGACGCGCATCGCGCCGGAGAACTCAACAAGGGCGTCGCGGTTGGCCTGCGCCTCGAAGTGATTCTTGGCCTCGGAGAGCTCGGAGACGCCGGTGAGCTTGATCAGCTCGTCGGTGACCTTGCCGCCGAAATCGGCCGGCGTGTTCAAGCCGGTGCCGACGGCGGTGCCGCCGATGGGCAGCTCGCCGAGACGCTCGACGGTGGCCTCAATGCGCTCGATGCCGAGCTCGATCTGGCGGGCGTAGCCGCTGAACTCCTGGCCCAGGGTGACCGGGACGGCGTCCATGAGGTGGGTACGTCCGGACTTCACTACGTCCTTCCACTCAGCTGCCTTCGCAGCGAGGGAAGCGTGCAGGACCTTGAGGCCGGGGATGAGGTCGTTGACGGCTGCTTCGGTGGCGGCGACGTGGGTCGCGGTGGGGAAGGTGTCGTTGGAGGACTGGCCCATGTTGACGTGGTCGTTGGGGTGAACCTCGACGCCGTTGCGCTTGGCGATGGAGGCGATGACCTCGTTGGTGTTCATGTTGGACGAGGTGCCGGAACCGGTCTGGAACACGTCGATGGGGAACTCGGCGTCGTGCTTGCCGTCGGCGATTTCCTGGGCGGCGGCGACGATGGCGTCGGCCTGCTCGGCCGGGAGCAGTCCGCGGTCCTTATTCACGATGGCGCAGGCGGCCTTGAGCAGGCCCATGGCGCGGATCTGAGCGGACTCGAGCCCACGGCCGGAGATGGGGAAGTTCTCGACGGCGCGCTGGGTCTGTGCCTGCCACAGGGCGTTGACGGGGACCTTTACTTCGCCCATCGTGTCGTGTTCGATGCGGAATTCCTGCTCGGTCATGAATAACCACCTTTGTTGTTTGAGGTTTGTGGTGACAAGGGCCCGGCGTGACAGCGTTATGGACGGGGAGGAAAGAGGCGACGCCGGGGAAACGCCTCCACCCGATTTAGCGAGGGCCGACGCTTAGGCGTGCGGCTCCTTCGAGTAGTCGACCACGGAGTATTCCTGCAGCTTGGCCAGCTGGTGGCGGGATTCGACGTAGCGCACGGTGCCCGACTTGGAGCGCATGACCAAGGAACGGGTCGTGGCGCCGCTGGCGCGGTAGGACACGCCGCGGAGCATGTCACCGTTGGTGACACCGGTGGCGGCGAAGTAGCAGTTGTCCGAGGAGACGAGGTCGTTGATGCCGAGGGCCTGGTTGACGTCGAGGCCGGCCTCGCGGGCGCGACCTGCTTCGGCGTCGTCGGTCGGCCAGAGCTTGCCTTGGATTTCTCCTCCCATGCACTTGAGGGCGCAGGCGGTGATGATGCCTTCGGGGGTGCCACCGATGCCCATGGCCATGTCAATGGAGTTGGAGTCTTGGGCAGCGGCGATGGCACCGGCGACGTCGCCGTCGGAGATGAGGCGGACCTTGGCTCCGGCGCGGCGAATGTCAGCGATGAGCTCGATGTGGCGGGGACGATCGAGGACGACAATGGTGACGTCGGCAGGCAGGATGCCCTTGGCCTTGGCCACGGCATTGATGTTGTGGGCGACGGGCGCCTCGATGTCGATGGTGCCGGCGGCTTCGGGGCCGACGGCGATCTTGTTCATGTAGAACACGGCGGACGGGTCATACATGGAACCGCGCTCGGCGGCGGCGATGATGGAGATGGCGTTCGGGCGGCCCTCCGCCATCAGGGTGGTGCCGTCGACCGGGTCAACGGCGATGTCGACCTCGGCGCCTTCGCCGTTGCCCACTCGCTCGCCGTTGAACAACATCGGCGCTTCGTCCTTTTCGCCTTCACCGATGACGACGACACCGTTCATGTTCACCGAATTGATGAGCTGGCGCATGGCGTCGACTGCGGCGCCATCGCCCTCTTCCTTCATGCCACGGCCGACCCAGCGACCGGAGGCGAGTGCAGCTGCCTCGGTGACGCGGACCAGTTCCATCGCGAGGTTACGATCCGGGGTCTCTGGGTGTCGTACATTCATGTCATCGGCCTCCTGCAGGCGCTTTGGGGTTGAGAACACGGGTTGTAACCCGCCACCCGTATATTCTTGCATCTTCCACGTGCCTCAGGCGCCGTTTCTCCACCCGAAAGAGGGCAATAACGAGGCAAGTCGACCAATTCTGGGCCATTTTCCGGGAACCTGTCCAGGTCTGACATACTTGGTGCCGTGGCTGCAGCGGAAAAACCTCGGATTTATCAAGGCGGATGGGACATGATGTTGTCCCTCGGCATCATCATCATTGCGATGATTGTGGTGGTTGGCACGACGGGTTTGTGTTCCTATGAGCCCGGGGCCCCGGAGAGTGGCCCGGTCCGGGAGGTCGATGCGGAGTCCTTCATGGGTATGGAGGCCCGGGCGACGAATTTCCCCGTCCGCTTGCCGGAGAACCCGGAAGGGTGGATGACCAATTCCGCCCGTCGGTCGATGATTGATGGTACTCAGGCCCCGGTGGTGGGCTGGGTGACCGCTGATCGTGGGTACATCGCGCTGACGCAGACGATGTTGCCGCTGGATGATGCTGTGAAGAACATCGACAGTGATTTCCGGGAGCTTTCCCGCACCGAGGACATTGCCGGGCAGGAGGTGCGGATCTATCACTCCGATGAGTCGGATGTGCGAGATCTGTGGGCCGTCGATATGGGCGATGTCCGACTGCTGTTCACGGGCGCTGGCTCCCAGGAGGAGTTCCGCACCATCATCGCGGCGACGATTAATTCCGCGCCGCTGCCGTCTGCTTAAGCTACTCGGCTGAGGTGGCCAGTGCCTCTTCCACTCGCTGGGAGGCACCATCGAGGTGTTCCTCGCAGCGCTTGGCCAGTGCTTCGCCGCGCTCCCAGTATTTCAGAGATTCGTCCAGGCCCATTTGGCCGAGCTCGAGGATCTTAACCGTCTCGATGAGCTCGTCTCGCGCCTGCTCGTATGACAGGGTTTCCACGCCCGGGAAGGCATCGTCTCCGGCCTGACCAGTTCCTACGGTGTTGTCGTTCATTGCGTTTCTCCTGGGATTGTTAGTTGGCTGGGGTGGTGGACATGCCGGCGGCCGTGATGGAACCGTCGGCGACCCGGATGCGTAGTTGGCTGCCCGGTGGGGATTGATCGATGGACATGACGACTTCTGGGTCGGAGCCGTCGCGCGGCACGACCTGGACGACGGCGTAGCCGCGGGCCAGGGTGTTCGCCGGTCCGAGGGCGGAGACCTGGGCCCGCAGTGACTGCACCCGCGAGGTTTCCCGTTCCACGAGGTATTGAACGTCCCTGCGGATGAGCACCACGGCGCGTTCCACTGCTTCTCGACGCCGTCGGATCGGCGTCATCGGATCCGCCAAGGCCGGCCGGCTTCGCAGGGCCCCCAGGCCCTGCCGTTCCCGATGCACCCAGCCCCGCAGGGCTGCCGCCATGC is a window from the Corynebacterium testudinoris genome containing:
- a CDS encoding exodeoxyribonuclease VII small subunit; the encoded protein is MNDNTVGTGQAGDDAFPGVETLSYEQARDELIETVKILELGQMGLDESLKYWERGEALAKRCEEHLDGASQRVEEALATSAE
- a CDS encoding DUF4245 domain-containing protein; the encoded protein is MAAAEKPRIYQGGWDMMLSLGIIIIAMIVVVGTTGLCSYEPGAPESGPVREVDAESFMGMEARATNFPVRLPENPEGWMTNSARRSMIDGTQAPVVGWVTADRGYIALTQTMLPLDDAVKNIDSDFRELSRTEDIAGQEVRIYHSDESDVRDLWAVDMGDVRLLFTGAGSQEEFRTIIAATINSAPLPSA
- a CDS encoding class II fumarate hydratase is translated as MTEQEFRIEHDTMGEVKVPVNALWQAQTQRAVENFPISGRGLESAQIRAMGLLKAACAIVNKDRGLLPAEQADAIVAAAQEIADGKHDAEFPIDVFQTGSGTSSNMNTNEVIASIAKRNGVEVHPNDHVNMGQSSNDTFPTATHVAATEAAVNDLIPGLKVLHASLAAKAAEWKDVVKSGRTHLMDAVPVTLGQEFSGYARQIELGIERIEATVERLGELPIGGTAVGTGLNTPADFGGKVTDELIKLTGVSELSEAKNHFEAQANRDALVEFSGAMRVVAVSLYKIANDIRLMGSGPLTGFAEIHLPDLQPGSSIMPGKVNPVLCETATQVAAQVIGNDAAVAFAGTQGQFELNVFIPVMARNVLESSRLLANTARVFAERLVDGIEPNVERMKTLAESSPSIVTPLNSAIGYENAAKVAKTALKEGKTIRQTVIDMGFVDGEKLTEEELDKRLDVLAMANTDRD
- the glpX gene encoding class II fructose-bisphosphatase; this translates as MNVRHPETPDRNLAMELVRVTEAAALASGRWVGRGMKEEGDGAAVDAMRQLINSVNMNGVVVIGEGEKDEAPMLFNGERVGNGEGAEVDIAVDPVDGTTLMAEGRPNAISIIAAAERGSMYDPSAVFYMNKIAVGPEAAGTIDIEAPVAHNINAVAKAKGILPADVTIVVLDRPRHIELIADIRRAGAKVRLISDGDVAGAIAAAQDSNSIDMAMGIGGTPEGIITACALKCMGGEIQGKLWPTDDAEAGRAREAGLDVNQALGINDLVSSDNCYFAATGVTNGDMLRGVSYRASGATTRSLVMRSKSGTVRYVESRHQLAKLQEYSVVDYSKEPHA